The genomic stretch ATGAGGATTTTGACTACAGCTCACTTTCCGGCGGAATGAAAAGAAAAGTGTTTCTTGCAAGAGCGCTTGCAGGTGAACCCGATATACTGCTTCTGGATGAGCCTACCAACCATCTTGACATAGAAACCATATCTAAACTGGAAGATTATATTATCGGCTCCAATCTAACTGTCATATTTGTCACTCATGACAGACGGCTTCTGCGCAAACTTGCTACAAGAATAATAGAAGTCGACAGAGGGAATATTTTTGACTGGTCATGTGATTATCAAACATTTCTGGAACGAAAAGATGCACAGCTGGAAGCAGAGCAGAAGGAATGGGAAAGGTTTGACAAAAAGCTGGCTCAGGAAGAGATCTGGATAAGAAGAGGCATAAAAGCCAGACGCACGCGTAATGAGGGAAGAGTTCGTGCACTGAAAAAAATGAGAGAGGAACGAAAAAAAAGACGCCAGCAGAGCGGCAAAGTTTCAATGCAGATCAGTGAAGCTCAGCGCTCCGGCAACAAAGTTATCGAAGCTCAAAACATCTCGTTCTCCTATGATTCAAAAAAGATCGTTAATGATTTTTCCTCAACAATCACACGCGGAGACAGAATCGGTATAATCGGCCCCAACGGATGCGGAAAAACCACACTCTTGAATATTCTACTTGGAAATCTGAAACCACAAAAAGGTATAGTTACAGTTGGAGAATCTGTAGAGGCTACCTATTTTGACCAACTACGGGATATACTCGACCCAGAAAAAACGGTTTGGGAAAATACAGTTCCAAGCGGTGGAGACACCGTATTTGTAAATGGATCACCCAAACATATCATATCCTATCTTCAGGATTTTCTTTTTACTCCTGACAGAGCAAAATCTCCTGTCAAACAGCTCTCAGGTGGTGAGAGAAACCGACTCATGCTTGCAAGACTCTTTACAAACCCCTCAAATCTGCTCGTACTCGATGAACCAACCAATGATCTTGATACTGAAACTCTGGAGCTACTCGAAGAATTGCTTCTTGAATTCAGGGGAACAGTTCTGGTTGTAAGCCATGACCGGGAATTTCTTAACAATGTAGTAAGTTCTATTATAGCCTATGAGGGAGAGGGTGGGTTTAAGGAGTATGTGGGAGGGTATGATGACTGGATTCGTCAGACCACTCAATTGATAAAAAACCAAGCTGCTCCAAAAAAAGCAAAACAACAAAAGCCAAAAACTCCGGACCAGAAAAAACTCTCATATAAAGAGAAAAAAACACTGGAAGAACTTCCTAAGCAGATCGAAAAAATGGAAACCGAGTTTGAGAAGCTGAGCTTGGAAATGGCAAATCCGGACAATTTCCAAAAACCCGGGTTCATAACCGAAGCTCAACAGAGGCTTGAAATATTAGAAACTGAAATCAGCTCTTCATACCTGAAGTGGGAAGAGCTTGAATCCCGGTCTGACAGAAATAATTGATATGTAAACCTTTCCCTCAGTTTCTGTTCAACAAATATCCCACTCCTAAAAATCTTAAAACCTTGCTAAACCAGTTTTTGCGCACTATTTTATGAATGAATATATTTTGGTTCATTCATAAAGGTGGCTCACATGTCCACAGATATAAAAGAAACACTCTGGAATGAAGGCCTTGAACTGTTTCGGTGTCAGGGTTTTAAGAAGACAAGCATTGCACAAATAACAGAAAGATGCGGAATCGCAGTAGGGTCCTTTTACAAATACTATCCATCGAAAGAAAACCTCTTCCTTGACATTTATTTCAAGATGAATCTCTCAATGGAAGAGCAGGTTATGGAGAGCTGCGGAAGCGATGAAAACCTGACAATTTACGTAAAGAATGTGATTTTATCTCTTTTGAAAGGTATAAAGTCAGATCCGATTCTTAGAGAGTGGTACGACCGCGAATCCTGGCACAAAATAATCAGCAAGTGCGATTTCAAGTCTCTTGACATAAGCAGCAACTCTTTTTCCTACTCACTTTTTCTTAGCATAATAAAGAAATGGAAAGAAAACGGTCGAATCAGACAGGACCTTAGTGAAGAACTGATCCTTGCCATGTTTGACTCCTTGTTTATTATTGACCTGTATTCCAAAGATATAGGAGAACACTTTTTTCCTGACTTAATAATTAAACTCACAGAATTTATAGTTCAGGGACTAAATCCCGGAAGGGGGGTAAATGGATAGGTATTTAGAGGTTGAAAATTTATACAAGGTTTACAACAAGAATCAAAAAGAGAAAAAAATCACCGCAGTTAAGGGTATTAGTTTCGGGGGTTATTCCGGTGAGATTCTTGGGATTCTGGGCCCGAATGGTTCAGGTAAGACATCTATCATTAAATCAATTGCCACATTGATTGAATTTGAAAAGGGTTCAATAGAGGTTTTAGGGACAAATATTCAGAAAAAGAGGAAACAGGTTCTTCAGAATATGGGGGCGGTTCTTGAAGGGGCCCGAAACGTGTACTGGAATCTCAGTCCAATAGAAAACATGATCTATTTTGCAGGTTTGAAAGGTTTGGGCAAGCGGGATGTAAACACCCGTATCGAACGATATCTTTCCTTTTTGGATTTGGAAAAGGTTGCCAATAAACCACTCAGACAGTTTTCCAAAGGGATGCAACAGAAGGTTGCAATAGCCTGCTCCCTCATTGCAGATCCAAAACTTGTGCTTTTAGATGAACCGACACTGGGGCTTGATATTGAAACTTCGAGGAATATGCAGGAGTTCATTAAAGCAGAGTCAAAAGAGAACAAGCTTTTTGTAATAACTTCTCACGACATGAAATTTATTGAAAAGACCTGTTCAAGGGTTTTGGTGATCAGAGAAGGGGAAATCATTGCAGGGGATTCAATTGAGAATCTCAAGACCTATTTCAAAAAATCTGCTTTCAAAATAACCGTTGAGAATGGTCTTCCCCCCGAGTTTTTCAGAGATCTTTCCCTTATTTCAGATTTTCGAAAAGAAACACCCAAAGAGGACGAAAATGGTGAAGATGGTGTCGAGCTTTATTTTCTTTTCGACACACCGGAAGTCATCTACTCCATCATCGATGTTCTGAAACAACATTCAGCTATTTTGACCAGCATTGATATTGTAAAGGATGATTTTGAAGACATATTCCTGCGCATTCTAAAAGAACAAAACAATGAGAGTGTTTCAGCAACCATAAAGGGAAAAATCGATGAAAATATATAATCTTTTTATTGCAGAACTGACCCGTTTTTTTGTTGAGATAAAACGGTATTATTTCGAAACTCTTTCCGGCCTTATAGTATTCTACCTGATATTCATTTCAATGTTTTACGGTATAAGAAGTTTTGGCGGAGCAGATTTTGGAACCGACCGGCTCGATGTGCTTATAGCAGGGTATATAATGTGGACAGTCGCAGTTATGGGTTTTCAGGTGGTTTCCAACTCTATTTATGAGGAAACACAAAGGGGTACGCTGGAGCAGATATTTTTGTGTTCTTTAGGAGTAGAGATGCCGCTCATACTGTCCACTGTAATTCATACGTTTTTTGCTGTCATGATAAGTACGCTGATGCTTTTTCTTACCATGCTTACCACCGGAAGATGGTTGTATATTGATCCCACTGGAATTTTAGGGGTTCTTGCTCTGAGTTTACCTTCACTTTGGGGCATTGGTCTGATCATCGGAAGTTTAACAATTGTATACAAAAAAATAGCATCACTGCTGCAGATATTTATATTTCTGCTTATTGCAATTGTCGCGGTAAATGCCTACCCGCTTAACCTTTTTACTTTTCTTCCCTTTGCATCAGGTGCTACAACAATACGTTTGATTATGACACAGCAGGTTAACTTTTCTGTAAGCTGGTACCTGACAATTTTTGTTATAAATTATGCTTATCTTTTTGCCGGAATCGTAGTTTTTAAAATGATAGAAAAATCAGCAAGAAGGAAAAATTTGCTTTCTCAGTATTAGGATCAGGCTATAAAGACACTTTAATCAGACACCTGTCCCGGTTGACTCAAGGAGGAGTTGCCGGGCTTTCTGATGATACATCGCAATTGCCGATTCCTTTGTCATTTTCCGGCAAAGTGAAGTAAAACACCGCACCCTTTCCTACCTCAGCGGTAGCCCATATACGCCCCCCGTGCAGGTGAATGATTTTCTCTACAATAGCAAGACCTATTCCGGTTCCAGCAAATTGTGCATCAGAATGAAGACGATGAAAAGGTTTAAAAAGGTATTTTGCTGAACTCATGTCAAAACCTGCTCCGTTATCGCGAACAAAAAAGGTTTTTCCCTTTTTTGTTTCGGTTAAACCTACCTCAATGTGAGCCCAGACATTTTTAACGCTGTATTTCCATGCGTTGCTGATAAGGTTTGACATAACTATCTCGATCATTCTCGGGTCTGCAAATGCTGGAAGTTTTTTCTGTACAGATATTTCAACCCGCCTTGCCGGATCCATATGTCTAAGTTCTGCAACAACAGAATCTGCGACCGAATAAAGATTGATTTTCTGTTTGTATACTGACCTTCGGGAAAACTTTGCAAGGTTCAGCAGATCTTCTATCAAAAGATTCATCTTTACAGCAGAATCAACGATACGTTGCAGGTATTCTTTACATGTATCATCCAGAAGATCCCGATAGTCTTCCATAATTATTTCGCCAAAACCTTTCATAAGTCTTAGCGGCGCCCGAAGATCATGAGATACAGAATAGGAGAACGATTCCAGCTCGCGATTTGCAAGTGTGAGCTCCTCTGTTCTTTTCCGTAAGAGTTCTTCGGCCTTTTTTCGTTCCGTTGTTTCAATTAATGAGAGTACCAGTCCGGTGGTATGGTCAGATTCATCTCTAACCGGCACCAGTGACCAATCCCAATATGTTATGCCACGCCAGGGCTGATTGGCGTATTCAAAAGGTTTGTCACGAAAAGAAATTGTGTGTCCGGTATCTCTTGCTTTCCGAAAGATCTCCTCATTTTCCCTATGGGGGAACAACGTAAAGTGATTTTTCCCTTCAAGCTCTTCCCAGGTATACCCACACTCCTCCATGTAAGATTTGTTTGCCATTACGACATTGAAATCACAGTCCAAAAAGGCAAGCTGTGTTCCGGTATTTGCCATTACTGTATCAAGCATTCTTTTCTGGTCAAACAG from Chitinispirillum alkaliphilum encodes the following:
- a CDS encoding ABC transporter, permease protein, with the protein product MKIYNLFIAELTRFFVEIKRYYFETLSGLIVFYLIFISMFYGIRSFGGADFGTDRLDVLIAGYIMWTVAVMGFQVVSNSIYEETQRGTLEQIFLCSLGVEMPLILSTVIHTFFAVMISTLMLFLTMLTTGRWLYIDPTGILGVLALSLPSLWGIGLIIGSLTIVYKKIASLLQIFIFLLIAIVAVNAYPLNLFTFLPFASGATTIRLIMTQQVNFSVSWYLTIFVINYAYLFAGIVVFKMIEKSARRKNLLSQY
- a CDS encoding sensory box histidine kinase produces the protein MCHCNDIQTYIKKAGFLREYSRLTHGLGLHEKDLNVTFAIWESGIPGVGNLMLGTQLGLFYKSPQDMLDAFVSYFKAGLAGGEYCVWVVSPPLSVEAAKDALKKGIAFYERYEESGQIQVVSSDSCKSEGCSEKLTISTFTSKAQACGLKNLRFACNAQEVMDNSAERFESGIEFIDGESAIAIYAYPEMMDMSLGLHILDKHKTALVKDCRNWKFLNKEAYPTGYKDSHRSETRVREYFSEISEGIACYRIVPDQNGFPCDYIFLEVNDAFENLTGLKPDDVIGKKITDVIPGIDKEPDWIGKYINPSFVGKTFRFECHIKKLKRWYSVSASSPQRGFLITVFSDITERKKTEKQLFDQKRMLDTVMANTGTQLAFLDCDFNVVMANKSYMEECGYTWEELEGKNHFTLFPHRENEEIFRKARDTGHTISFRDKPFEYANQPWRGITYWDWSLVPVRDESDHTTGLVLSLIETTERKKAEELLRKRTEELTLANRELESFSYSVSHDLRAPLRLMKGFGEIIMEDYRDLLDDTCKEYLQRIVDSAVKMNLLIEDLLNLAKFSRRSVYKQKINLYSVADSVVAELRHMDPARRVEISVQKKLPAFADPRMIEIVMSNLISNAWKYSVKNVWAHIEVGLTETKKGKTFFVRDNGAGFDMSSAKYLFKPFHRLHSDAQFAGTGIGLAIVEKIIHLHGGRIWATAEVGKGAVFYFTLPENDKGIGNCDVSSESPATPP
- a CDS encoding ABC transporter ATP-binding protein; protein product: MSQLSIHSISIAFGGFPVLDKVSLDIQKGQRISILGRNGTGKSTLLKILSGELQPDNGEIINSTSSRITLLPQDIPLTITGTAYEVVASGAGNLGADFARLHKLIKEDRESAQIIELQSRIEQNDGWGIGTVIERLLSFFQIDEDFDYSSLSGGMKRKVFLARALAGEPDILLLDEPTNHLDIETISKLEDYIIGSNLTVIFVTHDRRLLRKLATRIIEVDRGNIFDWSCDYQTFLERKDAQLEAEQKEWERFDKKLAQEEIWIRRGIKARRTRNEGRVRALKKMREERKKRRQQSGKVSMQISEAQRSGNKVIEAQNISFSYDSKKIVNDFSSTITRGDRIGIIGPNGCGKTTLLNILLGNLKPQKGIVTVGESVEATYFDQLRDILDPEKTVWENTVPSGGDTVFVNGSPKHIISYLQDFLFTPDRAKSPVKQLSGGERNRLMLARLFTNPSNLLVLDEPTNDLDTETLELLEELLLEFRGTVLVVSHDREFLNNVVSSIIAYEGEGGFKEYVGGYDDWIRQTTQLIKNQAAPKKAKQQKPKTPDQKKLSYKEKKTLEELPKQIEKMETEFEKLSLEMANPDNFQKPGFITEAQQRLEILETEISSSYLKWEELESRSDRNN
- a CDS encoding Transcriptional regulator, TetR family, which gives rise to MSTDIKETLWNEGLELFRCQGFKKTSIAQITERCGIAVGSFYKYYPSKENLFLDIYFKMNLSMEEQVMESCGSDENLTIYVKNVILSLLKGIKSDPILREWYDRESWHKIISKCDFKSLDISSNSFSYSLFLSIIKKWKENGRIRQDLSEELILAMFDSLFIIDLYSKDIGEHFFPDLIIKLTEFIVQGLNPGRGVNG
- a CDS encoding ABC transporter ATP-binding protein; amino-acid sequence: MDRYLEVENLYKVYNKNQKEKKITAVKGISFGGYSGEILGILGPNGSGKTSIIKSIATLIEFEKGSIEVLGTNIQKKRKQVLQNMGAVLEGARNVYWNLSPIENMIYFAGLKGLGKRDVNTRIERYLSFLDLEKVANKPLRQFSKGMQQKVAIACSLIADPKLVLLDEPTLGLDIETSRNMQEFIKAESKENKLFVITSHDMKFIEKTCSRVLVIREGEIIAGDSIENLKTYFKKSAFKITVENGLPPEFFRDLSLISDFRKETPKEDENGEDGVELYFLFDTPEVIYSIIDVLKQHSAILTSIDIVKDDFEDIFLRILKEQNNESVSATIKGKIDENI